Proteins from a single region of Callithrix jacchus isolate 240 chromosome 12, calJac240_pri, whole genome shotgun sequence:
- the SCD gene encoding stearoyl-CoA desaturase isoform X1 yields the protein MPAHLLQEEISSSYTTTTTITAPPSRVPQNGGDKLEKTPLYLEEDIRPDMKDDIYDPTYKDKEGPRPKVEYVWRNIILMSLLHLGALYGIILIPTCKFYTWLWGLFYYFVSALGITAGVHRLWSHRTYKARLPLRVFLIIANTMAFQNDVFEWARDHRAHHKFSETDADPHNSRRGFFFSHVGWLLVRKHPAVKEKGGTLDLSDLKAEKLVMFQRRYYKPGVLLMCFILPTLVPFYFWGETFQHSLYVATFLRYAVVLNATWLVNSAAHLYGYRPYDKNISPRENILVSFGAVGEGFHNYHHSFPYDYSASEYRWHINLTTFFIDCMALLGLAYDRKKVSKAAILARIKRTGDGSYKSG from the exons ATGCCGGCCCACTTGCTGCAGGAGGAG ATCTCTAGCTCctataccaccaccaccaccatcacagcGCCTCCCTCCAGGGTCCCGCAGAATGGAGGAGATAAGTTGGAGAAGACGCCCCTCTATTTGGAAGAAGACATTCGCCCAGATATGAAAGATGATATATATGACCCCACCTACAAGGATAAGGAAGGCCCAAGGCCCAAGGTTGAGTATGTCTGGAGAAACATCATCCTGATGTCTCTGCTACACTTGGGCGCCCTGTATGGGATCATTTTGATTCCTACCTGCAAGTTCTACACCTGGCTTTGGG GGTTATTCTACTATTTTGTCAGTGCCCTGGGCATAACAGCGGGAGTTCATCGCCTGTGGAGCCACCGAACTTACAAAGCTCGGCTGCCCCTGCGGGTCTTTCTGATCATTGCCAACACAATGGCATTCCAG aaTGATGTCTTTGAATGGGCTCGTGACCACCGTGCCCACCACAAGTTTTCAGAAACAGATGCTGATCCTCATAATTCCCGAcgtggctttttcttttctcacgtGGGCTGGCTGCTTGTGCGCAAACACCCAGCTGTCAAAGAGAAGGGCGGTACGCTGGACTTGTCTGACCTAAAAGCTGAGAAACTGGTGATGTTCCAGAGGAG GTACTACAAACCTGGTGTGCTGCTGATGTGCTTCATCCTGCCCACACTTGTGCCCTTTTATTTCTGGGGTGAAACTTTTCAACACAGCTTGTACGTTGCCACTTTCTTGCGATATGCTGTAGTGCTTAATGCCACCTGGCTGGTGAACAGCGCTGCCCACCTCTACGGATATCGTCCTTATGACAAGAACATTAGCCCCCGGGAGAACATCCTGGTTTCCTTTGGAGCTGTGG GTGAGGGCTTCCACAACTACCACCACTCCTTTCCCTATGACTACTCTGCCAGTGAGTACCGCTGGCACATCAACTTAACCACATTCTTCATTGATTGCATGGCTCTCCTCGGTCTGGCCTACGACCGGAAGAAAGTATCCAAGgccgccatcttggccaggattaAAAGAACTGGGGATGGAAGCTACAAGAGTGGCTGA
- the SCD gene encoding stearoyl-CoA desaturase isoform X2: MKDDIYDPTYKDKEGPRPKVEYVWRNIILMSLLHLGALYGIILIPTCKFYTWLWGLFYYFVSALGITAGVHRLWSHRTYKARLPLRVFLIIANTMAFQNDVFEWARDHRAHHKFSETDADPHNSRRGFFFSHVGWLLVRKHPAVKEKGGTLDLSDLKAEKLVMFQRRYYKPGVLLMCFILPTLVPFYFWGETFQHSLYVATFLRYAVVLNATWLVNSAAHLYGYRPYDKNISPRENILVSFGAVGEGFHNYHHSFPYDYSASEYRWHINLTTFFIDCMALLGLAYDRKKVSKAAILARIKRTGDGSYKSG, encoded by the exons ATGAAAGATGATATATATGACCCCACCTACAAGGATAAGGAAGGCCCAAGGCCCAAGGTTGAGTATGTCTGGAGAAACATCATCCTGATGTCTCTGCTACACTTGGGCGCCCTGTATGGGATCATTTTGATTCCTACCTGCAAGTTCTACACCTGGCTTTGGG GGTTATTCTACTATTTTGTCAGTGCCCTGGGCATAACAGCGGGAGTTCATCGCCTGTGGAGCCACCGAACTTACAAAGCTCGGCTGCCCCTGCGGGTCTTTCTGATCATTGCCAACACAATGGCATTCCAG aaTGATGTCTTTGAATGGGCTCGTGACCACCGTGCCCACCACAAGTTTTCAGAAACAGATGCTGATCCTCATAATTCCCGAcgtggctttttcttttctcacgtGGGCTGGCTGCTTGTGCGCAAACACCCAGCTGTCAAAGAGAAGGGCGGTACGCTGGACTTGTCTGACCTAAAAGCTGAGAAACTGGTGATGTTCCAGAGGAG GTACTACAAACCTGGTGTGCTGCTGATGTGCTTCATCCTGCCCACACTTGTGCCCTTTTATTTCTGGGGTGAAACTTTTCAACACAGCTTGTACGTTGCCACTTTCTTGCGATATGCTGTAGTGCTTAATGCCACCTGGCTGGTGAACAGCGCTGCCCACCTCTACGGATATCGTCCTTATGACAAGAACATTAGCCCCCGGGAGAACATCCTGGTTTCCTTTGGAGCTGTGG GTGAGGGCTTCCACAACTACCACCACTCCTTTCCCTATGACTACTCTGCCAGTGAGTACCGCTGGCACATCAACTTAACCACATTCTTCATTGATTGCATGGCTCTCCTCGGTCTGGCCTACGACCGGAAGAAAGTATCCAAGgccgccatcttggccaggattaAAAGAACTGGGGATGGAAGCTACAAGAGTGGCTGA